The proteins below are encoded in one region of Ostrea edulis chromosome 3, xbOstEdul1.1, whole genome shotgun sequence:
- the LOC125674409 gene encoding adenylate kinase 9-like isoform X3, producing the protein MADKTETPSGLTDEGGTSQKDPKVVNMDSVSVDQTKQPTDSDIDTLLQEKGLMIDPYNEDETELRFLHSKPTCFIIIGKPGSGKTSLARRLASEWKCELINPTDLINQHIHMMTETGNKCQEILVRGEAIPEDMVIRMIEEKIHSPEVVHHGYVLDDFPCLSEENLSIKDQIELVKNWKLKPDFIINIKIPDKDLEKRRIGQKIDPMTGEIFTEDVYNPEKPVKEIKEEGEGEEEEEEEEDAEEATPEDGEFASELPPDVLERLLRRPEDLEEQAVGNISKYKNKMLRLLEDYMADHDQQYLIEMDGNQTIPTLFRQLLSRLNCFVLRPAAVPIRLQDPEDDEIPEEIETDELMRTLGPKQMVAPRFRWRRSRWLRNCPVALYEGDIVPGKPEFAVSFLDKIYVLSSAEAMEKFLKNPRPYLMVPQPRPPCKLAILGPPLIGKTTLAHLLGQKYGAKVLDMDVLMKPKMEEEKQKYIAEQKKEATENAISTVKMKIKEKMEAEQAAREAEEAAAAELAAQQAEEEAEEDPGATDTSTVKDSEEKSEESPKEEAKPVEGAETKEVKESEEEQKSGEEGTEEKAEESKVEEKSEVTTTSSEPTGPPPMPEVDETHPEVIAIVEQAMKLAEEHQISLPPEAYIEVLETAIKDAEKDIREKTPDGPIHGGWILDNFPKTRDQMNMCIEKNVMPDDFIVLQDKENSEFLLKRYYQMNKEEIDGKIQARKEEEERKRKAIEDERRRQEEEERKAAEEAARKAAEEERLRKLAEEEGEEGGETAEEGEDEDVEKTEEPEKEEPAEPEPPKDTSSPTPSASSSEEEEEQKSETVKTSEPPPSSIGDEEGLKSGVRIKEDENKLPTGPEIEEFKEKRKESDREFQNVLAAIAGGSSMEPISIEAEDKSVEEVYRESLENVEKPFLYAGWEYQGADVDEEEEDMEADAAAAEEEEEEGGEEEEDPNRNKKKPLGDTNHFCPVALKDNFVLYPGNPEIASKYREKVYYFSTNEARDKFIINPTDFLPKHKPLDPPPIRVLILGARGAGKTLHGRQMARKLGLFHISFKDRLQELIIAKTRKKVGPEYEEDNQEEPDEPDEDEDEAAITDPEGKPVEKPAEPSDSKESGAEEKEEEEVEFTEEEEAIKANLESDEPLPAEVLDTIIPAWWNKEPFKSTGFVLEGFPRTSEETKYMAEMGLFPDSAIILNVEDSDVIGRLLPPKLDKWRVKRDKRLEKKRKKKEKAQKKREAAIQKRREELLKEQEERRKEKAAEKAAAREDAEEEEEPEEEEEAEEEEEEVDIEAQLAEEFEEEEEEEEEEEEQEEDATDRMRNDLNEVYDNDTNKLAAVQETLEEISVPRVTVEAGRKPHIVRYTMSKGLKPFIDFRHSMFERVYPISERLANKMLQTGYKQPSKFGRWCPVKLYEGDVIQPMNGLGFATYPCIYRQHIYFLSSPQTREEFSKNPMLYLTQNVSRPVVPIRLSIIGPPKSGKTTLANRFVSEYGLVRLSIGEAMRRVLAEQPRTDLAKSITKHLVKGLTVPDELAVQALDICLMDMRCQTRGYVLDGYPMTKKQVDLMTECSIIPVRVVELVMDSKEVMIRGMTDRIAPTRTLPLHDSSQILAVKLAAYNKDVGQVKEWYKKEHMNHEMISGERSKWWVWNAALDISKISVSQIQTYLKRIGDGEAASIADMCITPDEFLQRVGDFGQYCPVSLADKNELIDCSTNITLKHAAEYRGHYYKMAGQKELDKFLADPERYVPPLAPNKLPPPELLPNRHTPSDVKASQEIELLGYCPVTFLDGHCRYEAIVPGIPEFIAEYRGKFFYCESEEKLLKFMKTPEKYYDLKLPHKLPPPKETLPVTGLPMLGYMEQSSATAMVKALTACGNFKPKYPFLSSTRSALMYVAYHLKAYNPKSSEYVRKKYKKKLQKFEETCQLIRYLGDNMTVRYRAPNDRPGDFDNKLEVFFALRGIEPTKTWMV; encoded by the exons ATGGCGGACAAAACAGAG ACGCCATCTGGTCTGACAGACGAGGGAGGAACAAGTCAGAAAGATCCAAAAGTTGTAAATATGGACAGTGTCAGTGTTGATCAGACCAAACAACCAACAGACTCGGATATTGATACACTTCTACAAGAGAAGGGATTAATGATTGACCCATACAATGAGGATGAG acaGAGTTGAGATTCCTCCATTCCAAACCCACATGCTTTATCATAATTGGAAAACCAGGCTCCGGAAAAACAAGTCTGGCTAGAAGACTAGCATCAGAATGGAAATGTGAACTCATCAATc CTACTGATTTGATCAACCAGCATATACACATGATGACAGAAACAGGCAATAAATGCCAAGAAATTCTTGTGAGAGGAGAGGCAATTCCAGAGGATATGGTTATCAGAATGATTGAGGAAAAAATCCACTCTCCAGAGGTCGTTCATCATG GTTATGTGCTAGATGACTTCCCTTGCCTATCAGAGGAGAACCTCTCCATCAAAGACCAGATTGAGCTTGTGAAGAACTGGAAACTTAAGCCAGATTTTATCATTAACATCAAG ATTCCTGATAAAGATTTGGAAAAGAGGCGAATTGGACAGAAAATTGACCCCATGACAGGAGAAATCTTCACTGAAGATGTTTACAACCCAGAGAAACCTGTGAAGGAG ATTAAAGAAGAAGGGGAAGGAGAGGAAgaagaggaggaggaagaagaTGCTGAGGAGGCCACACCTGAG GATGGTGAATTCGCATCAGAGCTTCCTCCTGATGTTCTTGAGAGACTTTTGCGCCGTCCTGAAGATTTGGAAGAGCAAGCTGTAGGGAACATCtccaaatataaaaataaaatgctgcGACTTTTGGAG GATTACATGGCAGACCACGACCAGCAATATCTGATTGAGATGGATGGAAATCAAACCATTCCTACTCTATTCAGG CAATTATTGTCACGATTGAATTGTTTTGTCCTGCGACCTGCTGCCGTGCCAATCCGATTACAGGACCCAGAGGATGATGAAATTCCAGAGGAGATTGAAACAGATGAATTGATGAGGACACTTGGACCTAAACAAATGGTGGCCCCCAGGTTCAGATGGAGGAGGAGTCGGTGGCTCAGAAACTGTCCAGTGGCTCTGTATGAAGGAGACATCGTTCCAGGCAAACCAGAATTTGCTGTCAG CTTTTTGGACAAGATTTATGTATTATCGAGTGCTGAAGCCATGGAGAAATTTTTGAAGAATCCTCGCCCCTACTTGATGGTCCCACAGCCCCGCCCACCTTGTAAATTAGCCATTCTTGGACCCCCTCTGATTGGAAAAACCACATTGGCACACCTCCTGGGACAAAAGTATGGAGCTAAG GTCTTAGATATGGATGTATTAATGAAACCAAAGATGGAAGAGGAAAAACAGAAATACATTGCTGAGCAGAAAAAGGAGGCAACAGAGAATGCCATTTCTACAGTCAAAATGAAGATCAAAGAGAAAATGGAGGCTGAGCAGGCAGCTCGAGAGGCAGAAG AGGCAGCTGCAGCAGAACTTGCTGCACAGCAAGCAGAGGAGGAAGCAGAGGAAG ATCCAGGTGCCACAGACACTAGCACAGTGAAAGATAGTGAGGAAAAAAGTGAGGAATCTCCTAAAGAAGAGGCTAAGCCCGTGGAGGGGGCTGAGACTAAGGAGGTCAAAG AGAGTGAAGAAGAGCAGAAATCTGGTGAGGAAGGTACTGAGGAGAAAGCAGAGGAGTCAAAGGTTGAGGAGAAGTCAGAGGTCACTACCACTTCCTCGGAGCCCACGGGCCCTCCACCAATGCCTGAGGTCGACGAGACTCACCCTGAGGTTATTGCCATAGTAGAGCAAGCCATGAAGTTGGCCGAGGAACATCAAATCTCCCTGCCACCAGAGGCCTATATCGAGGTTCTGGAAACCGCAATCAAGGATGCCGAGAAGGACATAAGAGAAAAGACCCCAGATGGACCAAT ACATGGTGGCTGGATCTTGGATAACTTTCCAAAAACAAGAGATCAGATGAATATGTGCATAGAAAAGAATGTGATGCCAGATGACTTCATCGTATTACAAGACAAAGAGAACAGCGAATTCCTGCTAAAGCGTTACTACCAGATGAACAAAGAGGAGATTGACGGGAAGATACAGGCTCGCAAAGAGGAGGAAGAGCGTAAAAGGAAGGCCATCGAAGACGAGAGGAG AAGACAGGAGGAAGAGGAGAGAAAAGCAGCAGAAGAGGCGGCGAGGAAAGCAGCTGAGGAAGAGAGGTTGAGGAAGCTGGCTGAGGAAGAGGGTGAAGAAGGAG GTGAGACGGCTGAGGAAGGTGAGGATGAAGACGTTGAGAAGACAGAGGAACCAGAAAAAGAAGAACCAGCTGAACCTGAACCTCCAAAAG ACACGAGTTCCCCCACACCATCAGCCTCTTCTTCAG AAGAGGAAGAAGAACAGAAATCGGAAACAGTCAAGACCAGTGAACCTCCCCCGTCATCCATTGGAGATGAAGAGGGGTTAAAGTCGGGAGTCAGGATAAAGGAGGATGAAAAT AAACTTCCCACAGGACCAGAAATTGAGGAATTTAAGGAGAAGAGAAAGGAGTCTGATAGAGAGTTTCAGAATGTTCTGGCCGCCATTGCAGGAGGGAGCAGCATGGAGCCCATCAGTATTGAGGCTGAGGATAAATCAGTGGAGGAGGTGTACCGAGAGTCCTTAGAAAATGTAGAGA AACCTTTCCTGTATGCGGGCTGGGAGTACCAGGGGGCTGATGTagatgaggaggaggaggatATGGAAGCTGATGCAGCAGCAGCTGAGGAAGAGGAGGAGGAAGGCGGTGAAGAG GAAGAAGATCCCAACCGAAACAAGAAGAAGCCTTTAGGAGACACCAACCATTTCTGTCCGGTGGCCCTGAAAGACAACTTTGTCTTGTACCCAGGGAACCCTGAAATAGCCTCAAAGTACAGAGAAAAAGTGTATTACTTCTCTACCAATGAAGCCAGGGACAAGTTCATAATCAACCCTACAGATTTCCTCCCCAAACATAAACCACTGGAT CCCCCACCCATTCGTGTGTTGATTCTGGGAGCCAGAGGTGCTGGTAAAACACTCCATGGCCGACAGATGGCCAGAAAGCTGGGTCTGTTCCATATCTCATTCAAAGACAGACTCCAGGAGTTGATCATTGCCAAGACCAGGAAGAAGGTGGGACCAGAGTATGAAGAAGACAACCAGGAGGAACCAGATGAACC GGATGAGGATGAAGATGAGGCAGCCATTACAGACCCTGAGGGAAAACCAGTGGAGAAGCCAGCCGAACCCTCAGACAGCAAGGAGAGCGGGGCAGAG GAGAAGGAAGAAGAGGAGGTGGAGTTTACAGAGGAGGAAGAGGCCATTAAAGCTAACCTGGAGTCAGATGAGCCCCTCCCAGCTGAAGTCCTGGACACCATTATCCCTGCCTGGTGGAACAAAGAACCATTTAA atcCACAGGGTTTGTACTGGAGGGGTTCCCTAGAACCAGTGAGGAGACTAAATACATGGCAGAAATGGGTCTGTTCCCAGACTCTGCCATCATTCTAAATGTAGAGGACAGTGATGTCATTGGCCGTCTTCTGCCTCCCAAACTCGATAAGTGGAGAGTAAAGCGAGACAAACGATTGGAAAAGAAACGAAAGAAGAAGGAGAAGGCTCAGAAGAAGAGG GAAGCAGCAATTCAGAAACGCAGAGAGGAGCTCCTTAAGGAGCAGGAAGAGAGGAGGAAAGAAAAAGCGGCAGAGAAGGCGGCAGCACGAGAAGATgctgaggaggaggaggaaccagaagaagaagaagaggcAGAGGAGGAAGAAGAGGAAGTAGATATTGAGGCTCAACTAGCCGAGGAGTTCGAG gaggaggaggaagaagaagaagaggagGAGGAACAGGAGGAGGATGCCACGGACAGAATGAGAAACGATCTTAATGAAGTGTACGATAACGACACCAATAAACTCGCTGCTGTGCAG GAAACTCTGGAGGAGATCTCTGTTCCCCGTGTAACTGTGGAGGCTGGAAGGAAGCCACACATTGTTCGATACACCATGTCTAAAGGCCTCAAGCCATTCATCGACTTCAGGCACAGCATGTTTGAGAGGGTGTACCCCATCAGTGAGAGGTTGGCCAATAAAATGCTGCAGACAGGCTACAAACAACCCAGCAAATTTGGCAGATGGTGCCCTGTCAAG TTATATGAGGGAGATGTGATCCAGCCAATGAATGGTCTAGGATTTGCGACCTACCCATGTATCTATCGACAACACATCTACTTCCTCTCTAGCCCTCAGACTCGGGAGGAATTCTCCAAGAACCCCATGCTATACCTCACACAGAATGTCTCCAGGCCAGTAGTACCAATCAGACTGAGTATAATTGGACCACCGAAGTCCGGCAAAACCACAT TGGCTAACAGGTTTGTGAGTGAGTATGGCTTGGTTAGATTGTCCATTGGAGAAGCCATGAGACGAGTTCTGGCGGAACAACCCAGGACAGATCTGGCTAAATCCATTACCAAACACCTGGTCAAGGGACTGACCGTTCCTGATGAGCTGGCCGTCCAGGCTCTGGACATCTGTCTGATGGACATGAGATGTCAGACCAGAGG GTATGTGTTGGATGGCTACCCCATGACCAAGAAGCAGGTAGACCTGATGACTGAGTGTAGCATCATACCAGTCAGGGTCGTGGAGTTAGTGATGGACAGCAAGGAAGTGATGATCCGCGGAATGACTGACCGCATAGCACCCACAAG gACATTGCCTCTTCACGACAGTTCTCAGATTCTGGCCGTTAAGCTGGCTGCCTACAATAAAGATGTAGGTCAGGTCAAGGAATGGTACAAGAAGGAGCACATGAACCATGAAATGATCAGTGGGGAGCGCTCCAAGTGGTGGGTCTGGAACGCTGCCCTTGACATCTCAAAAATAAGCGTGTCACAGATACAGACCTACCTCAAGAGAATCGGAGACG GTGAAGCGGCATCCATTGCAGACATGTGTATCACCCCAGATGAATTTCTGCAGCGAGTGGGCGACTTTGGTCAGTATTGTCCGGTCAGTTTGGCCGACAAAAATGAACTCATCGACTGCTCCACCAACATCACTCTTAAACATGCTGCCGAATACAGAG GACATTATTACAAAATGGCTGGTCAGAAAGAATTGGACAAGTTTTTGGCTGACCCTGAGAGATATGTTCCTCCCCTAGCCCCCAACAAACTCCCCCCACCGGAGCTCCTTCCCAACAGACACACCCCCTCTGATGTGAAGGCCTCTCAGGAGATTGAACTGTTAGGATACTGTCCAGTCACATTCCTTGATGGACACTGCAG ATATGAGGCTATAGTCCCAGGAATACCAGAATTCATAGCAGAATACAGAGGAAAATTCTTCTATTGCGAGTCTGAAGAAAAGCTCCTAAAATTCATGAA AACCCCTGAGAAATATTATGACCTGAAGCTGCCCCACAAACTTCCCCCTCCCAAGGAGACCCTCCCCGTGACGGGCCTCCCCATGCTGGGGTACATGGAGCAATCCAGTGCCACTGCCATGGTCAAAGCTCTGACCGCCTGCGGAAACTTCAAACCCAAATACCCCTTTCTCAGTTCTACGAGGTCAGCTCTCATGTATGTCGCCTATCATCTCAAAG CCTATAATCCTAAAAGTTCTGAATATGTAAGAAAGAAGTACaagaaaaagttacaaaaattTGAAGAAACATGTCAACTTATCCGTTACCTTGGAGACAATATGACAGTGCGGTATCGTGCTCCAAATGATCGCCCCGGCGATTTTGACAACAAATTAGAAGTATTCTTTGCTCTAAGAGGAATTGAACCAACAAAAACATGGATGGTGTGA